A stretch of the Polynucleobacter tropicus genome encodes the following:
- the rplL gene encoding 50S ribosomal protein L7/L12, whose product MAITKEEIIEAVGSMSVMDLNDLVKAFEEKFGVSAAAMAVAGPAGAGGGDAGGAEQTEFTVNLVEAGANKVSVIKAVREITGLGLKEAKDLVDGAPKPIKEGVDKKTAEEAKKKLEEAGAKAELK is encoded by the coding sequence ATGGCGATTACTAAAGAAGAAATCATTGAAGCAGTAGGTAGCATGTCTGTTATGGATTTGAACGACTTGGTTAAAGCGTTCGAAGAGAAATTTGGTGTTTCGGCTGCAGCTATGGCTGTTGCTGGTCCTGCAGGTGCTGGCGGTGGTGATGCTGGTGGTGCAGAGCAAACTGAATTTACAGTAAACCTCGTTGAAGCTGGCGCAAACAAAGTTTCAGTAATTAAAGCAGTTCGTGAAATTACTGGACTCGGTTTGAAAGAAGCTAAAGATTTGGTTGACGGTGCACCGAAGCCAATCAAAGAAGGCGTTGATAAGAAGACTGCTGAAGAAGCCAAGAAGAAGCTTGAAGAAGCTGGCGCTAAGGCAGAACTCAAGTAA
- a CDS encoding fatty acid desaturase: protein MSTHLNSALSEPSLTNPLPPEAPLPHRKIIRSWLIPMAQGETARAIMLLLIDSFLWLGCIAGTIFVENVLLKVVFGLIAGFVTGRIFILGHDACHQSFTPNRELNKVLGRIAFLPSLTPYSLWDVGHNVVHHGQTNLKGFDFVWAPLSKEEYDALSTWRKALERLYRSGWGPVFYYLIEIWWRREYFPNAKNKPGDRPIFLKDNLLVTAFAIVWIGCLIAGAIATNQSIWIGLLTGFALPFLFWNGMIGFVVYVHHTHPSVSWYDKKSEWLRAQPFVSTTVHLTFNWIWGSLMHHIMEHTAHHVDMSVPLYRLPEAQKTLETILPERIFIQKFSWAWYFDTARKCKLYDFQNKAWLDFDGNKTADSVRVVLSPVPAGQNG, encoded by the coding sequence GTGTCTACACATCTAAATTCAGCCCTTTCTGAGCCATCCCTGACTAACCCGTTGCCCCCTGAGGCACCATTGCCGCACCGCAAAATTATTCGGAGTTGGCTTATCCCAATGGCCCAAGGTGAAACAGCCCGCGCGATTATGTTGCTATTAATTGATTCGTTTTTATGGCTCGGCTGTATTGCTGGCACTATTTTTGTTGAAAACGTCTTGCTAAAAGTTGTCTTTGGATTAATCGCTGGTTTTGTAACTGGCCGCATTTTTATTTTGGGTCATGATGCATGTCATCAAAGCTTCACCCCAAATCGCGAACTCAACAAAGTGCTTGGACGTATTGCGTTTTTGCCTTCACTCACACCTTATAGCTTGTGGGATGTTGGTCACAATGTTGTGCATCACGGACAAACCAATTTAAAGGGCTTTGACTTTGTTTGGGCTCCGCTATCAAAAGAAGAATATGACGCCTTATCCACATGGCGTAAGGCTCTAGAGCGCCTTTACCGTAGTGGCTGGGGTCCTGTTTTTTATTACCTAATCGAAATTTGGTGGAGACGTGAGTACTTCCCAAATGCAAAAAATAAACCCGGTGATCGTCCTATTTTCTTAAAAGATAATTTGCTCGTGACTGCGTTTGCAATTGTTTGGATTGGCTGCCTCATTGCTGGCGCGATCGCTACCAACCAATCAATTTGGATTGGCCTGCTTACTGGCTTCGCTCTGCCATTTTTGTTTTGGAACGGCATGATTGGTTTTGTGGTCTATGTTCACCATACTCATCCATCAGTATCTTGGTATGACAAAAAATCGGAATGGTTGCGTGCACAGCCTTTTGTTTCAACAACCGTACACCTGACTTTTAACTGGATTTGGGGCTCTTTGATGCACCACATCATGGAGCACACTGCCCATCACGTTGATATGAGCGTGCCTCTTTATCGCCTCCCAGAGGCCCAAAAAACCCTTGAAACCATTCTTCCAGAGCGCATTTTTATTCAAAAGTTCTCTTGGGCATGGTATTTCGATACTGCTCGCAAGTGCAAGCTTTACGACTTCCAAAACAAGGCTTGGTTAGATTTTGATGGGAACAAGACGGCGGACTCCGTTCGAGTGGTTTTATCCCCAGTACCAGCGGGACAAAACGGGTAA
- a CDS encoding c-type cytochrome — MLRKCAPVKIVFIFTALFFFATKAYSISDDQKAFALAKQNACLGCHAVDKKIVGPSFQSVAQKYKHDQNAPTFLKNKITKGGSGSWGVVPMPANAKLSDADLSLLVSWILRGAPN, encoded by the coding sequence ATGTTGCGAAAGTGTGCGCCAGTTAAAATAGTTTTTATTTTTACGGCGCTTTTTTTCTTTGCAACAAAAGCATATAGCATTAGTGATGATCAAAAAGCATTTGCGCTTGCAAAACAAAATGCTTGCTTAGGCTGCCATGCGGTTGATAAAAAAATTGTTGGCCCAAGTTTTCAATCTGTTGCGCAAAAATATAAACACGATCAAAACGCGCCAACATTTTTAAAAAACAAAATTACTAAAGGTGGCTCAGGCTCATGGGGCGTAGTGCCCATGCCTGCAAATGCAAAATTAAGTGATGCTGATTTGTCTTTGTTAGTGAGTTGGATTTTGCGTGGCGCACCAAACTAA
- the rplA gene encoding 50S ribosomal protein L1: MPKLSKRVKAIQSKVDRNKFYPLEDALNLVKECATAKFDESIDVAVQLGIDAKKSDQVVRGAVVLPAGTGKHVRVAVFAQGEKADQAKAAGAEIVGMEDLAEQIKGGKIDFDVLIASPDTMKIVGTLGQVLGPRGLMPNPKVGTVTPDVATAVKNAKAGQVQFRVDKAGIVHASIGRRSFEPAALKSNLLALLEALNKAKPPASKGIYLKKVAVSSTMGAGVRVDQASLQAAA, from the coding sequence ATGCCTAAATTATCTAAGCGCGTAAAAGCAATTCAGTCCAAAGTAGATCGCAACAAGTTTTACCCATTGGAAGATGCGTTGAACCTTGTTAAAGAGTGTGCAACAGCTAAGTTCGATGAGTCTATCGACGTTGCTGTTCAGTTGGGTATTGATGCCAAGAAATCTGACCAAGTTGTGCGTGGCGCGGTTGTGCTCCCAGCTGGTACAGGTAAGCATGTTCGTGTCGCTGTTTTTGCACAAGGCGAGAAGGCTGATCAAGCTAAAGCTGCTGGTGCAGAAATCGTTGGCATGGAAGATTTAGCCGAACAAATTAAAGGCGGCAAAATTGATTTTGATGTGTTGATCGCATCTCCAGACACAATGAAAATTGTTGGTACTTTAGGTCAAGTATTGGGCCCACGTGGTTTGATGCCAAATCCAAAAGTAGGAACAGTTACACCTGACGTGGCAACTGCAGTGAAAAATGCAAAAGCTGGTCAAGTACAGTTCCGCGTAGACAAAGCCGGTATCGTGCATGCAAGCATTGGCCGTCGTTCATTCGAGCCAGCTGCATTGAAATCGAACTTGCTCGCATTGCTTGAGGCTTTGAATAAAGCAAAACCTCCTGCATCTAAGGGGATTTATTTGAAGAAGGTTGCCGTAAGCAGCACCATGGGTGCAGGCGTACGCGTAGACCAAGCATCGTTACAGGCGGCAGCTTAA
- a CDS encoding phosphoheptose isomerase, whose amino-acid sequence MNKDTIERLRQRASQHFLDSIAVKQEAEKTLPDAVAQGVLAMVQCLQSGCKVMACGNGGSAADAQHFAAELIGRFERERQELAAIALTTDSSILTAVGNDYSYDEVFSKQVRGLGKKGDVLLAISTSGNSKNVVKAIEAAKKIGIKIIALTGNGGGKIATLLDKDDIHLCAPSTRTARIQETHLVLLHGLCDGVDHVLLD is encoded by the coding sequence ATGAACAAAGATACGATTGAACGTTTGCGTCAGCGCGCATCCCAGCATTTTTTAGATAGCATTGCTGTAAAGCAAGAGGCGGAAAAAACACTTCCAGATGCAGTCGCTCAAGGAGTGCTAGCTATGGTGCAGTGTTTACAGTCGGGCTGCAAAGTGATGGCTTGTGGCAACGGCGGGTCAGCTGCTGATGCTCAGCATTTCGCAGCAGAGCTGATTGGTCGATTTGAGCGTGAAAGACAAGAGTTAGCAGCTATTGCTTTAACTACTGATAGCTCCATTCTGACTGCGGTTGGCAATGACTACAGTTACGACGAAGTATTTAGCAAACAAGTTCGAGGCCTTGGTAAAAAAGGCGATGTTTTGTTAGCCATTTCTACTTCTGGAAATTCTAAGAATGTGGTTAAAGCAATTGAAGCTGCGAAAAAGATCGGCATCAAAATTATTGCGCTTACCGGAAACGGTGGTGGAAAGATTGCAACTCTTTTAGATAAAGACGATATTCATTTATGCGCCCCTTCAACGCGTACTGCGCGTATTCAGGAGACTCATCTGGTCTTGCTGCATGGCTTATGTGATGGCGTTGATCACGTGCTCTTGGATTAA
- a CDS encoding GNAT family N-acetyltransferase, with translation MHNKIANNHSPSSPFLVGQVVPVRELHGGHRDAILSHLLKLGDEDRRMRFGTQTPDEVIHHYVEHLDFNQDAVFGVFNANLELIGMAHLAYLPEIKGQARAAEFGVSVLPEGRAQGLGTALLNRSAVHSRNSNIQTLYVHCLTNNKAMMRLAQKAGMKVEYAYGDADAYLTLPPANPGTIVEEVANEQWADFDYALKENLKLANQAWWWFLGKPKHAR, from the coding sequence ATGCACAATAAAATAGCGAACAATCACTCACCTTCCAGCCCTTTCTTGGTGGGGCAGGTTGTTCCTGTACGCGAATTGCATGGAGGTCACAGGGATGCAATTCTCAGCCATCTACTCAAGCTTGGTGATGAAGACCGTCGTATGCGTTTTGGTACGCAGACCCCTGATGAAGTCATTCATCACTACGTTGAGCATCTAGATTTCAACCAAGATGCGGTTTTTGGCGTATTCAACGCTAACCTAGAACTGATTGGTATGGCGCATTTAGCCTATCTCCCAGAGATTAAAGGCCAAGCGCGTGCCGCTGAATTTGGAGTTTCTGTACTACCAGAGGGTAGAGCGCAAGGGCTTGGCACCGCATTACTCAATCGCTCTGCGGTGCACTCACGCAATAGCAATATTCAAACGCTGTACGTTCACTGCCTTACAAACAATAAAGCCATGATGCGTTTAGCTCAAAAGGCTGGCATGAAAGTTGAGTATGCATACGGCGATGCCGATGCTTATCTCACGCTGCCACCAGCTAATCCTGGCACGATTGTTGAAGAAGTTGCGAATGAACAGTGGGCAGATTTTGATTACGCGTTAAAAGAAAATTTAAAACTTGCTAATCAAGCATGGTGGTGGTTTTTAGGAAAACCAAAACACGCGCGTTAA
- the tuf gene encoding elongation factor Tu: MAKEKFERTKPHVNVGTIGHVDHGKTTLTAAIATVLSKAFGGEAKAYDQIDAAPEEKARGITINTAHVEYETAGRHYAHVDCPGHADYVKNMITGAAQMDGAILVCSAADGPMPQTREHILLARQVGVPYIVVFLNKCDMVDDAELLELVEMEVRELLSKYDFPGDDTPIIRGSAKLALEGDEGPLGKEAIMKLAEALDTYIPTPERAVDGAFLMPVEDVFSISGRGTVVTGRIERGIIKVGEEIEIVGIKPTLKTTCTGVEMFRKLLDQGQAGDNVGILLRGTKREEVERGQVLAKPGSITPHTHFTAEVYILGKDEGGRHTPFFNNYRPQFYFRTTDVTGSIELPKDKEMVMPGDNVTITVKLIAPIAMEEGLRFAIREGGRTVGAGVVAKILA, from the coding sequence ATGGCAAAAGAAAAGTTCGAGCGGACAAAACCGCACGTAAACGTAGGCACCATCGGTCACGTTGACCACGGTAAAACCACATTGACAGCAGCAATCGCAACTGTGCTCTCAAAGGCATTCGGTGGCGAAGCAAAAGCATACGATCAGATCGATGCTGCTCCAGAAGAAAAAGCACGTGGTATTACGATTAACACAGCACACGTTGAATACGAAACTGCTGGTCGTCACTATGCTCACGTTGACTGCCCAGGACACGCTGACTATGTAAAAAACATGATTACTGGTGCTGCGCAGATGGACGGCGCGATTTTGGTTTGCTCTGCTGCAGACGGCCCAATGCCACAAACTCGTGAGCACATCCTCTTGGCACGTCAGGTTGGCGTTCCATACATCGTTGTGTTCCTCAACAAGTGCGACATGGTTGACGATGCTGAATTGTTAGAGCTCGTTGAAATGGAAGTTCGTGAACTTCTGTCTAAATATGACTTCCCAGGCGATGACACTCCAATCATCCGCGGTTCTGCTAAGTTGGCATTAGAAGGCGACGAAGGCCCATTGGGTAAAGAAGCCATCATGAAATTGGCTGAAGCTTTAGATACATATATCCCAACTCCAGAGCGTGCTGTTGACGGTGCGTTCTTGATGCCAGTAGAAGACGTGTTCTCTATCTCTGGTCGCGGTACTGTGGTAACTGGTCGTATTGAGCGCGGCATCATCAAGGTTGGCGAAGAGATTGAAATCGTTGGTATCAAGCCAACTCTCAAGACCACTTGTACTGGTGTTGAAATGTTCCGTAAATTGCTCGACCAAGGTCAAGCAGGTGACAACGTTGGTATCTTGTTACGCGGCACAAAACGTGAAGAAGTTGAGCGTGGCCAAGTATTGGCTAAGCCAGGTTCTATCACTCCACATACTCACTTTACCGCTGAGGTTTACATTCTTGGTAAAGATGAAGGTGGTCGTCATACTCCATTCTTTAACAACTATCGTCCACAGTTCTACTTCCGTACAACGGACGTAACTGGTTCAATCGAGTTGCCAAAAGACAAAGAGATGGTGATGCCTGGTGACAACGTCACGATCACTGTAAAACTCATCGCGCCAATCGCGATGGAAGAAGGTTTACGTTTTGCGATCCGTGAAGGTGGCCGTACTGTTGGCGCCGGCGTGGTTGCAAAGATTTTGGCTTAA
- the secE gene encoding preprotein translocase subunit SecE, which yields MSQHTASHSEEKSSWVSGLAALIVVAALVLYYTLIDQSLLVRLAVLFGGIAAAVMIVAISPDGRRFIAYAKDSWYEVKKVVWPTRKETTQMTLVVFGFVLIMSLFLWIADKLIEWLVFSVLLGWK from the coding sequence ATGTCTCAACACACTGCAAGTCATTCTGAAGAAAAAAGCAGCTGGGTCTCAGGCCTCGCTGCTTTAATCGTTGTTGCCGCGTTAGTGCTTTACTACACGCTCATCGATCAATCTTTATTAGTGCGCTTGGCAGTATTGTTTGGTGGCATTGCCGCTGCAGTAATGATTGTGGCAATTTCTCCTGATGGGCGTCGTTTTATCGCCTATGCAAAAGATTCTTGGTATGAAGTAAAAAAGGTTGTTTGGCCGACTCGTAAAGAGACCACCCAAATGACTCTAGTCGTATTTGGCTTTGTTCTGATCATGTCCTTGTTTTTGTGGATTGCAGACAAATTAATTGAATGGCTAGTTTTTTCAGTCCTTCTAGGCTGGAAGTGA
- a CDS encoding BON domain-containing protein produces MQVQFINKSLIAVLLATQLSACGILAVGGVVAGASVMADRRTPGVQAIDNGIEMQANAALSKKFGDNAHINVTSFNQKVLLTGEAKDADIKGEADAYVKAMKNARTVFNEIVIGPNSTYTARANDSYLESKIKTQMIFTDKLPSNSMSIVAEGTSIYLMGILTQNEADLAKKVASNTNGVKDVYVYFDIISDTEKNRLEKQGKADESQPNSPPKFQ; encoded by the coding sequence ATGCAAGTCCAATTTATTAATAAATCTTTGATTGCAGTTTTACTTGCCACACAATTATCAGCATGTGGAATTTTGGCAGTTGGTGGGGTTGTGGCGGGAGCTAGTGTCATGGCGGATCGTCGTACACCAGGCGTGCAAGCAATTGACAACGGAATTGAGATGCAAGCAAATGCGGCGCTGTCAAAAAAATTTGGAGATAACGCGCACATTAACGTGACTTCTTTTAACCAGAAGGTGTTGCTAACTGGAGAGGCGAAAGATGCAGACATCAAGGGCGAAGCCGATGCTTATGTAAAGGCAATGAAGAATGCTCGCACGGTGTTTAACGAAATTGTTATTGGCCCCAACAGCACATACACTGCGCGCGCCAACGATTCTTATCTCGAATCAAAAATTAAAACGCAAATGATCTTTACAGATAAACTGCCATCAAACTCTATGTCTATAGTGGCAGAGGGAACAAGCATATATCTCATGGGGATCTTGACTCAAAACGAAGCAGATCTTGCGAAAAAAGTAGCGAGCAATACCAATGGTGTGAAAGATGTTTATGTTTACTTTGACATCATTTCTGATACAGAAAAAAATCGCTTAGAGAAACAAGGCAAGGCTGATGAATCACAACCAAACAGTCCGCCAAAGTTCCAATAA
- the rsmI gene encoding 16S rRNA (cytidine(1402)-2'-O)-methyltransferase — protein MEFASFDFLKQQDLPSGALYMVATPIGNMGDITLRALHILNSVDGIACEDTRHSAALLRQFGIHKKCIALHDHNELSGAQTVIQHLSNQERWAYISDAGTPGISDPGARLVEQVQNAGYRVIPVPGVSSVSCAISASGSVMLNSEGRFQFLGFWPHKTKDREGCLQDIINSKKVSIFFESPHHIRETLLLLANSLEKDRPLLICRELTKKFEQLVSIQAQELPEWLEDAEHLKGEFVILVAGRKGNTDEAPDMDSLNRWARALTPYLGSKEIATVLSQTLGINKKEAYQVALDVKVDEQEK, from the coding sequence ATGGAATTTGCCTCATTCGATTTTTTAAAACAACAAGATTTGCCATCTGGGGCTTTGTACATGGTTGCAACACCCATAGGAAACATGGGTGATATCACGTTACGCGCCCTACATATTCTCAATTCCGTTGATGGGATCGCTTGCGAAGATACGAGGCATAGCGCGGCTCTATTGCGGCAGTTTGGTATTCATAAAAAGTGTATTGCGCTTCATGACCACAATGAGCTCAGCGGCGCACAAACAGTCATTCAACATCTTTCGAATCAAGAACGCTGGGCCTATATTTCTGATGCGGGCACTCCAGGAATTTCGGATCCGGGCGCACGCTTAGTTGAGCAAGTTCAGAATGCTGGTTATCGCGTTATTCCGGTCCCCGGCGTAAGTTCAGTATCTTGCGCAATATCAGCATCGGGCTCCGTCATGCTGAATTCAGAAGGGCGCTTTCAATTCTTAGGTTTTTGGCCACATAAGACCAAAGATCGAGAAGGCTGTCTGCAAGACATCATCAACAGCAAAAAAGTGAGCATTTTTTTTGAATCGCCGCACCATATTCGAGAGACGCTACTTTTGCTTGCAAACTCCTTGGAAAAAGATCGGCCCCTCCTAATCTGCCGCGAACTCACAAAAAAATTTGAGCAACTTGTTTCGATTCAAGCGCAAGAACTTCCAGAATGGCTTGAGGATGCCGAGCATCTAAAAGGTGAGTTTGTCATTCTCGTTGCGGGCCGCAAAGGCAATACTGATGAGGCTCCAGACATGGATTCTCTCAATCGCTGGGCACGGGCATTAACTCCATATCTGGGCAGCAAAGAAATTGCTACAGTGCTTTCGCAAACCTTAGGTATTAACAAAAAAGAGGCCTATCAAGTTGCTCTAGATGTAAAAGTAGATGAGCAAGAAAAATAA
- a CDS encoding c-type cytochrome — protein sequence MSNEHGNLIKSPKQLIIMVFASFFVPLIIILLLMVFVNNGKRGESTATTEQLIKPVAQLNFKDASGPKELQTGEQVYKAVCSSCHATGAAGAPKVGDAGAWAPRIAKGYDSLMTSVLKGKGAMPARGGSSPADVSDYELGRAVVYMANASGGKLPEPKAPAAK from the coding sequence ATGAGCAACGAGCACGGAAATCTGATTAAGTCCCCAAAACAACTCATCATCATGGTGTTTGCAAGCTTTTTTGTGCCCTTGATCATTATTTTGTTGTTAATGGTGTTCGTTAATAATGGCAAGCGCGGTGAATCCACAGCGACGACTGAGCAATTGATTAAGCCAGTAGCTCAGTTGAATTTCAAAGACGCTAGTGGCCCTAAAGAATTACAAACGGGCGAACAAGTTTACAAAGCAGTTTGTTCTTCATGCCATGCAACTGGTGCTGCTGGTGCTCCAAAAGTTGGTGATGCTGGAGCCTGGGCACCGCGTATTGCAAAGGGCTATGACTCTTTGATGACTTCTGTTCTTAAAGGTAAAGGCGCAATGCCAGCACGCGGTGGATCAAGTCCTGCCGATGTTAGCGATTATGAATTGGGTCGCGCAGTTGTTTATATGGCTAATGCGTCCGGTGGAAAATTGCCAGAGCCTAAGGCGCCTGCAGCGAAGTAA
- the rplK gene encoding 50S ribosomal protein L11, giving the protein MAKKIVGFIKLQIPAGKANPSPPVGPALGQRGLNIMEFCKAFNAQTQSMEPGLPIPVVITAFADKSFTFIMKTPPATIMIKKAAKIEKGSPRPHTDKVGKITRAQAEEIAKAKMPDLTAADMDAAVRTIAGSARSMGITVEGV; this is encoded by the coding sequence ATGGCAAAGAAGATTGTTGGCTTTATTAAGCTGCAGATTCCTGCAGGTAAAGCAAACCCATCACCACCCGTAGGTCCAGCATTGGGTCAACGCGGCCTCAATATTATGGAATTCTGTAAGGCGTTTAATGCTCAAACTCAGAGCATGGAACCTGGCTTGCCAATTCCAGTTGTGATTACAGCGTTCGCTGATAAGAGCTTCACATTCATCATGAAGACTCCTCCAGCAACCATCATGATTAAGAAGGCTGCAAAGATCGAAAAAGGATCACCACGTCCTCATACCGATAAGGTAGGAAAAATTACTCGTGCTCAAGCGGAAGAAATCGCTAAAGCAAAAATGCCAGATTTGACAGCAGCTGATATGGATGCGGCAGTTCGCACAATCGCTGGTAGCGCCCGTTCCATGGGCATCACTGTGGAAGGAGTCTAA
- the nusG gene encoding transcription termination/antitermination protein NusG → MTDSEVVVNSQAAGNKRWYVIHAYSGMEKSVKKGLEERIARSGMPEKFGRILVPSEEVVEVKSGSKSVTERRFFPGYVLIEMEMTDESWHLVKNTPKVTGFVGGVRNRPSPISNAEVTKIMDQMQAGVDKPKPKTLFEVGEMVRVKEGPFTDFNGNVEEVNYEKSRLRVSVTIFGRGTPVELEFGQVEKM, encoded by the coding sequence ATGACTGATTCAGAAGTAGTCGTAAATTCTCAAGCCGCTGGTAATAAGCGTTGGTATGTAATTCATGCCTATTCCGGCATGGAAAAGAGTGTAAAAAAAGGCCTGGAGGAGCGTATCGCTCGTTCAGGTATGCCTGAGAAATTTGGCCGTATTTTGGTCCCATCAGAAGAAGTAGTTGAGGTGAAGTCGGGCTCTAAGTCTGTTACTGAGCGCCGTTTCTTCCCTGGTTACGTCTTAATTGAGATGGAAATGACCGACGAAAGCTGGCATTTGGTGAAAAACACGCCAAAAGTGACCGGTTTCGTGGGTGGTGTACGTAACCGCCCAAGCCCGATTTCAAATGCAGAAGTCACCAAAATCATGGATCAAATGCAGGCTGGGGTAGATAAACCTAAGCCTAAGACCCTATTTGAGGTGGGTGAGATGGTTCGCGTTAAGGAAGGCCCGTTTACAGACTTTAACGGAAACGTTGAGGAAGTGAACTATGAGAAGTCAAGATTGCGCGTTTCTGTTACAATTTTTGGCCGCGGTACCCCAGTTGAGCTGGAGTTCGGCCAAGTAGAAAAGATGTAA